The Caballeronia sp. TF1N1 DNA window CCACCGATTCGGCGATCTGCGCGACGACCTGCCGATCCGTCGGCTCGCGTTCCTTGAACGAGAGTTCCAGGCAGATTTCGTTGTCGCGCCCGCCGCCCGCGTGCAGCGCCTCGATGAGCGGTTCTGGCTGAATGCGGCCGCGCGCGTTGTACTCCGCGGTGAACGGGCGATGTCCGCCCTTGTCCATCAACGACTGCTTGATATGGATGATCGGCGACACGCGCGGCACGGCGCGCGCCCACGCATAGGGATCGAAGTCGTCGGGGTTGGAACTGGTGACGTCGCCGTGGTCGATGTCGGCCATCATCCACATGGGAATGGCCATGTTCGCGGCGCTCAGGCGGTCTTGCAGCGCCATGCACGTGGCGATGGTCTCGCCGAATTCGCGGCCAATGGACATCGGTTCCCAGAACACGTATTTCAAGCCGGCCGCTTTGGCATGCTCGGCGACTTCGGCCCAGCAATCGATCGCGGTTTGAAGCAGCGCGTCGCGCCGTTGCGGATCGTCGAAATCCCTGTAAGTGAAGATCGCGAACTGCGTGCCGATGGAGTCGCCGCCCAGATCGGCGGTGATATCCGCAAAGGACTTGAACCAGTCGATGTAGTAGCGGCGCACGTCTGCATCCGGATGACCGAAGTGATTCAGACGGCCATACGGCCCGGTCATGCCCGAGGTGATCCGCACGCCGGTGCGCGTCATCGCCGCGCGCATCTCGCGCGTGAGCCGCCGCGTGGTTGCCGCCGGCCACGACGGATTGATGAACTCGTGCGTCAACTGCACGTCGCGGATTTTCATGTCGTGCGCGATGGTGTCGATCAGGTCGCCCGGTTCGGCGAAGCGGTTCACCAGCGGATTCGTGTTCAGTGCAAGCGTGAATGCCATGTTCGTCTCGTGTCTTTAAGCGGATTTACGCACAAGGCCGTCGAGCCAGGCTTCGAACGCGGACTTCTGCGCGGCGCTCATGTGCAAGCCGTGCTTGGTGCGCCGCGTGAGCATGTCGTCCGCCGACTCGGCCCATTCGTGCGACATCAGGTAGCGCGCTTCCGCTTCGTGGAAGTTCGGTCCGAACTGCTGGCCGAGACCGGCGAGCGAGGTCGCGCCGTCGATCACCTGCGAGGTCAGCGTGCCGTAGGTTTGCGTGTAATAGCGCAGCAGATTGCGCGGCAGCCACTCGTAGCGGCTTTGCAGACTCGCCATGAAGCGCGGCACGTCGGCGCCTTCCATGTCGCCGCCCGGCAGCGTCGCCGATGAAGTCCAGTCGGGGCCCATCTTCGGGAAGGTCGGCTGCAGCTTTTGCAGCGCATGTTCGGCGAGCTTGCGAAACGTCGTGATCTTGCCGCCGAAGACATTCAGCAAGGGCGCGCCGCCGCTGGCGTCGAGATCGAACACGTAGTCGCGCGTGACCGCCGACGGATTGCCCTTGCCGTCGTCGTAGAGAGGACGCACGCCCGAGAACGTCTGCACGATGTCTTGCTTGCGTAACGGATGCTTGAAATAGCGATTCACCGCCGTCAGCAGATAGTCGATTTCCTCGTTCGATATCTGCACGGTTTCCGGCGCGCCGTCCCACGGCACATCGGTCGTGCCGATGAGCGCCTTGTCGCCCTCATAGGCGTTGATGAAGATCACGCGCTTGTCGTGGTTCTGCACGAGATACGAGTGCGGACCGTCCCAGAACTTCGGCGTAACGATATGACTGCCCTTCACGAGCCGCACCTTGCGCGTCGACTTCGCGCCCGCGCGCCCGATGACATCCGATACCCACGGTCCCGCCGCATTGACGAGCGCGCGTGCGTTCACGACGCGCGTCGATCCCGTTCGCGTGTCGCGCAGTTCGACGCGCCACGCATTGCCCTCGCGCCGCGCGCCGATGCATGCGGTGCGCGTGAGCACTTCGGCGCCGCGCTTGGCGGCATCGACGGCACTCAGTACGACCAGACGCGCGTCGTCGACCCAGCAATCGGAATACTCGAAGCCACGCCGGTACTCGTCCTTGATCGGCGCGCCTTCCGGATTGCGCCACAAGTCGAGCGAACGCGTGCCCGGCAGCTTCTTGCGGCCGCCCAGATGGTCGTACATGAAGAGGCCCGTGCGCACGAGCCATGCGGGACGATCACCCGGACTATGCGGCAGCACGAAGCGCAGCGGCCAGATGATATGCGGCGCGGCATTGAGCAGCACTTCGCGCTCGATCAGCGCCTCGCGCACGAGCCGGAATTCGTAGTATTCGAGGTAACGCAGCCCGCCATGCACGAGCTTGCCGGAACGCGACGACGTGCCCTGTGCGAGATCGTCCTTTTCGCACAGAATCACCGACAGTCCGCGGCCCGCCGCATCGCGCGCAATACCCGCGCCGTTGATGCCGCCGCCGATGACACACAGGTCCACCCTATCCTTCTCGCTCATCTCAGCGTTCCATGTTCGACGTTAGTTGAGGCCCGCGGCTAGCGCGTTCGGCCGATGCCGCGATTTCAGCAACCGCGCCGTTTCATCCCAGGTCGGTACGAGCGCCTCGCGCGCCTTCCGATACGCGGGAAAAAGCTGCGCATACAACTGCGTCAGTTCCGCATCGGGCGCTTCCACTTGTCCGAGCAGCGGCGTCACCCATTGCGCGATGCACGTGTTCATGTCGGGATACACGCCGAGCGCGACCGCCGCCATCATCGCCGCGCCCGCCGCGCCCGCTTCCTCGCGCAGCGAGATACGCACCGGCGCGCCGACCACCGCGCCGAGCACGCCGCGCAACGCGCGCGAACGCGTCGCGCCGCCGGTGAGGCGCAGTTCATCGGGCATTGGAATGCCCATCGACGTATAGCAATCGCGCGCGGCCATGCCGAGCCCTTCGACCACCGCGCGAAACAGATCCGGGTAGCGGCTCTCGCTCGTGAGCCCGATGAAATCCGCGCGCGCGTTCGGGTCCACGAAAGGACCGCGCTCGCCGGCATCGGAGATATAGGGGTGATACAGAAGCGCGCCGGGACGTCCCGACTGCAGCCATCCGTCGATACACTTCATCCGGTCGCCGTGCGAAAGGCTCGTGCCGAACTGCGCGAGCAGATCGCACGCGAGATTCAACACCCAGTCCACGTTCAGCGTCGCCGCCATGTTCGACTGCACTTGCGCCGACATGCCCGGCACCGGCAACGCGATCACGTACCCCGTGCCTTCCGCGTTCAGATGGATGTCGGCGTTGTGCATCGCGCGCATGTGCATGCCCGTGGAGCCGACGATCGAGCAACTCGCGCCCGTCGCGCCTTCCGTGTGAATGCCCGCGCCGAGCGCCGTCAGCACGATATCGACGAAGCCCAGACACACGGGCGTGCCTTCGAGCAGGCCGGTCGCGGCGGCGGCATCTGACGTCAGCGGATGCATGATCTCCGTGCCGTCGATGATTTCCGGCAACAGGTCGCGCCACGCGGTGAGGCCGAGCGCTTCGATCACCGTGTCGTCGTATTGGCGCGTGCGAAAGTCGCCGTAGGTGAAGCTCGCCTCGGACGGATCGGTGGCGCGCACACCGGTGAGATTGAGATACAGCCAGTCCTTGCAATGCAGTGCCACTTCGGTGCGTTCGAGCACTTCGGGCGTCGTCGCGGCCATGTGCGCGATCTGCGCGCCCTGACTGCACGCGGCGAGTCCCGTGCCGGTCGCCTGGAACCGCGCGCGGCTCGCCGATCCTTCCTGCAACAGCCGCACCGTGTTCGCGGCGCGCGCGTCGAGCCATAGCCATGCGTCGCTCGCCGGCTTGTTGCCTGCGCCGACGAGCCATGTGCCGTCGCCTTGACCCGTCACCGCCAGCGCGCGCGTGCGTTGCGCGAGACCTTCGATCTTCGCGCCCAGATCCCGCAAGGTCTTCGCGCAGTCGCCCCAAGTTTGATCGAGCGATTGAGTCGCCGCGCCATCGGGGCTCGTGGTGTAGCGGTTCGGCACCGAGGCGACGGCAATCTGCCGTCCCGTCATGTCGAAGGCCACGGCCTTGATGACCGAGGTCCCCGCGTCGATGCCGATGAGAAGATCGCGTGCGTTCTCGCTCATCACGCCGCCTCCGTCGCGACAGGTTCCATCTTCAGCGCCAGCGCCGAGGCTTCGTCGGTGATCAATCCGCTCAGAAGGCCGCTATTGAGCACCGCGCGAATCGCCGCGATCTTCGACGCGCCGCCCGCAATCGCGATGATGCGCCGGCCCTTGAGGTCGTCGAGTTCGGGCGCGACCGTGCGCGCCGCCAGCGATGTTTCGACGGATTGGCCGGTATCGCTGAAAAAATGTCCGAGCAATTCGCCTTGACCGCCCTTGTCGCGCACCTCCTGAATTTCGTCGGGCTCGATCATTTGCGATGCGACGAGTTGCGCGTCCGCATTCACCGATCCGATACCGACGACCATCAGATCCGCATGCGCCGCCATGTCGAACACTTCGCGCACGCCACGCTGCGCCAGCAACACTTCGCGATCCTCGGCCTTGTTGGCGAAAAACGGCAGCGGCAGCACATACGACACCGCGCCCGTCTGCTCGGCGAGCCGGTGAATCACGTCATACGGATTTGCCGTGTATTTGCGCGTGACGCCGCCAAGCAAGGACACGAAGCGCACCGTGCCCGCGTCCAGGCGCGGAATGTTCTCCACGACGGCCGCGAGCGTTCGCCCATGTCCTATGCCGATCACGCCGCCTTGCCGCGTCGCGATCTCGCGCTGCATGAAGTGCGCGCCAGCGACGCCAAGGGCGCGCAGCGGCAGATCGCCTTCGTTCAGATCGGGGACCACTTCGCAATAGCTAAGACCGAAGCGCTGCGCAAGCTCCGCTTCGAGCACGACGCATTCGGCGACATCGCCGTCGATGGTGAACTTGACCGCGCCGCTCTGATTCGCTCGCATGATCAGCCGATGCGCCTTGACACTGCTCACGCCGAGACGAGCCGCGACGTCGGCCTGCGTCTGACCGGCGGCGTAGTGCAGCCACGCCGCGCGAATCGCAAGACTGTCCTCGGCGTCACGCCTGTCGGCGGATTTCGTCATGTCGTCTCCGTGCGCACGTTGAAGTGATATTTTTTCTACGTGCTGAAATTTTTTTCACTGTAAGCACAATAGGCAACCCGATCCTCGATTACCATCCGCTATAACCCTAGATAAGCATCGCGCAATCCGAAGGCGAAATGTCGGCTTGACGCGATGCAACAAAAAATTCGGAGACACGATGGAGACGTATCTGCTCGGCGTCGACAGCGGTTCGACAGCCACGAAGGCGGTTGTTTTCGACACGGCCGGGCGCACCGTCGCGGTGGGCAGCCGGCGCGTCGAACAGCGGCAGCCGCGTGCGCGCCATGTCGAACGGGACATGCGAGAAACCTGGGATGCGGCCTGTGGCGCCATTCGCGATGCGTTGAGCGAGATCGCGCCCGGTTCCATTGCGGCCGTCGGCGTGACCGGACACGGCGACGGGCTCTATCTCGTGGATCGCGCGGGCGCGCCGCTCGGCGCCGGCATTCTCTCGCTCGACAGCCGCGCCTTCGACGTCCGGGAACGCTGGCGCGAGGAAGGCGTGCTGGAACGGGCGCTGTCATTGACCGGACAGCAGCCTTATCCGTACGCCGCCGTCAGCCTGCTGAAATGGATTCAGCTCAACGAGCCAGCGCGCTTCGCGCGGATCGGCCATGTCCTGTTTTGCAAGGACTGGCTGCGGCTCTGTCTCACGGGCGTCCCCGCCACCGATCCAACCGAAGCCAGTTCGTCCTTCACCGATGTCAACACGCAGCAGTACAGCGCCGAGGTCATGGCGCTGTACTGCCTGGGGACTATCGGCGAGGCGCTCGCACCCATCGTCGCGTCCACGGCGCAGGCCGGCCGCGTGACGGCGCTTGCCGCATCGCAAACCGGCTTGAAGGAAGGCACGCCCGTCGCAACCGGGCTGCACGACGTCACGTCGAGCGCCCTCGGCATGGGCAACGCCGAACCGGGCGTGTTGTCGGTGACGGCGGGAACGTTCAGCATCAACGAAATACTGTCGGATCGGCCGCAACTCGATCCGCGCTGGTCGTGCCGTAACGGCACACGGCCCGGCCAGTGGATGAACATGTCGATTTCGCCCGCTTCGTCGAGCAATGTCGATTGGGCTTTGCGCGAACTCTTTCAGCACGAAACGCACGAAGCGGCGCGGCGCGGATGCTCGCTGTTCGATCTCATCGGCGACGAAGTGCAGGCGGTGTCGGCCGAACCGAGTTCGGTCATGTTTCATCCCTTCCTGTTCGGTTCTCCGTTCGAGCAGCCGGCGAGCGCGTCGTTCTTCGGCTTGCGCTCGTGGCACCGGCGCGCGCATCTGGCGCGTGCGGTGCTCGAAGGCATGGTGTTCAATCACCGCTGGCACATCGAAGCGTTGACGAGCGCTTTTCCGGCGCATCGTGCGGGGTTGACGGGCGGTGGATCGTCGAGTCCGTTGCTTGCGCAGTCGTTCGCGGATGTGCTTGGCATCGCTATCGACATACCCGAAAGTCAGGAGGCGAGCGCGCTCGGCGCGGCGCTTTGCGCAGGCGTCAGCGTGGGCGTTTTCGATTCGCTTGCCGATGCCGTGGCGCGCGCCTGCCGCGTTGCGCGCACGCATGAGCCGGACCCGCAACGCCACGCGAAGCTCGACGACGCGTACGCGCTCTGGTCGCAACTCATCGCCGCAGTTCAGCCCTTGTGGCCCGCGCTCGACCGCGCGGCCACCTCGCATTGAAGCCGGAGAATCTCGATGACAGAACGAAACCGTAATTTCTTTCTCGACCGGTTGAAGCAGAGCCCGAAGATCGGCGTGTTGATCGTGGGCGGCGGCATCAACGGCGCGGGTGTGTTTCGCGATTTATCGCTGCAAGGCGTCGACTGCCTGTTGATCGACAAGACCGACTTTGCCGCCGGTGCGAGTAGCGCGCCATCGCGGCTCATACACGGCGGCGTGAAGTATCTGGAGACGGGCGAGTTTCGCCTCGTTGCCGAATCGACGTTGGAGCGCAACCTGTTGCTGAAGAACGCGCCGCATTACGTGCTGCCGCTCGAAACCGTGCTGCCGATTCACTCGTACTTCGGCGGCATGGTGGCGTCCGCTCGACGCTTCTTCGGCATGAAGGCCAAGCTTGCGGATCGCGGCGCGATCATCTCGAAGATCGGCCTTGCCATGTACGACTTCTTGGGACGGCACGACCGCACGATGCCGCGTCATCATCTCGCGACGCGAGCGCAATCGCTTAAAGACCTGCCGCTGCTCGATCCGGCAATCAAGGCGACCGCCACGTATTACGACGCCAAGGTGACGCAAGCCGAACGCCTGAATTTTGAACTCGTCGCGGACGGGCTTGCCGCGTGCAAGCAATCGGCGGCGGCCAATTACACGAGCGTGGAGCGCGTCGAGGGCGGCGTCGTGTGGTTGCGCGACCTCGTAACGGACGAGCTCGTCGCGGTGCGACCCGAGGTCGTCGTCAACGCGGGCGGTGCGTGGATCGACAGCGTGAATGCTTCGCTCGGCATAAAAAGCAAGTACATCGGCGGGACGAAGGGTTCGCATCTGATCGTCGATCACCCCGAGCTCCATGCGCAACTGCGCGGCCGCATGGTGTATTACGGCTCGAAGGACGGGCGCATCTCGCTCATCTATCCCTTCATGGACAAGTTGCTGATCGGCTCGACCGATATCCGCACAAGCGAGCCCGACGCCGTGCGCTGCGAGGACGATGAAGTCGCCTACATGCTCGGCGCGCTGCGGGAAGTTTTTCCACGCGTGGTGTTGAACGAATCGAACATTGCGTTCCGATACAGCGGCGTGCGTCCGCTGCCCTATTCCAATGCCGCCGATCCCGGCGATGTAAGCCGCGATCACGCGATGCATGTGGATCGTCTTGCCGGCACGCAAGTCCCGGTTTTATCGCTCGTCGGCGGCAAGTGGACGACGTTTCGCGGATTCGCCGAAACGGTCACCGACGACACGCTCGCACGCCTCGGACGCTCACGCGCGGTCCGCACGCGTCACACGGCGATCGGCGGAGGCCGCGATTTTCCGCGCGATGCGTATGCACGGGCCGAATGGATCGGCGATGTCGTTCGACAGTATGGGGTGTCGGCCGAGCGTGCCGACGGCTTGCTCACGCGCTATGGCACGACTGCTTCGGCAGTCGCGGCGTTTTGCGCGGGCGCACCGGATCGGCCCTTTGGCAGCGCATCGGACTTCACGGTGCGCGAGATCGAGTACCTGTGCGCGCATGACATGGTCACGCGTCTTGCGGACCTATTCTTCCGTCGCACGACGATCGCGATCTCCGGACATCTTACGAACGCGCTGTTGCTCGAAGGCGCGGAGATCGCGGCACAGGTGCTGGGTTGGGACGAACTTCGCAAGCAAAAGGAAATCGATGCGACGCGTCAAGCGGCTCGCGAGCGGCATGGCATTGCGCTGCCCAGAGTCGAACTCGCGCGACAGACTATAGATTGATGCGGAGCCTCCCGGTTATCGCATTGCGGACTAAGGTTAGCTCGATCAATCTGTTCCGCCCGCATGGATTGCGTTGATACGATTCCTGCTTTCGTTCAGCCCACTCATTCCCATGATTGCACCGGTAAAACTCAGGACGTTCCTGCTCGCGCTGACGTTGAGTCAAGCCGTCTTCATCTCGCCCGGCTTCGCCGCGGACAATGCCGCGCACACACTGCGCGTGGGCTTCGTGCCCGGCCCTTACGCGGACGAGTTTCGTCAGGGCGTCGAACCGCAACTCTCGAAGAAGGGCTACACCGTGCGCTACGTCGAGTTCAGCACCGGCCTGGAAGCGAACCAGGCGGTGTATCGCGGCGAGATAGCGGCCGACGTGATGCAGCACAGCGTGTATCTGAAGTCCTATAACGACCGCAACGGCACCGATCTCGTCGGCGTGGTGCAAGTGCCCACGCCACCGATGGGCCTTTTCTCCACGAAGCACCATGCGCTTGCCGAGGTCCGGAAAGGCG harbors:
- a CDS encoding FGGY-family carbohydrate kinase, which produces METYLLGVDSGSTATKAVVFDTAGRTVAVGSRRVEQRQPRARHVERDMRETWDAACGAIRDALSEIAPGSIAAVGVTGHGDGLYLVDRAGAPLGAGILSLDSRAFDVRERWREEGVLERALSLTGQQPYPYAAVSLLKWIQLNEPARFARIGHVLFCKDWLRLCLTGVPATDPTEASSSFTDVNTQQYSAEVMALYCLGTIGEALAPIVASTAQAGRVTALAASQTGLKEGTPVATGLHDVTSSALGMGNAEPGVLSVTAGTFSINEILSDRPQLDPRWSCRNGTRPGQWMNMSISPASSSNVDWALRELFQHETHEAARRGCSLFDLIGDEVQAVSAEPSSVMFHPFLFGSPFEQPASASFFGLRSWHRRAHLARAVLEGMVFNHRWHIEALTSAFPAHRAGLTGGGSSSPLLAQSFADVLGIAIDIPESQEASALGAALCAGVSVGVFDSLADAVARACRVARTHEPDPQRHAKLDDAYALWSQLIAAVQPLWPALDRAATSH
- a CDS encoding glycerol-3-phosphate dehydrogenase/oxidase translates to MTERNRNFFLDRLKQSPKIGVLIVGGGINGAGVFRDLSLQGVDCLLIDKTDFAAGASSAPSRLIHGGVKYLETGEFRLVAESTLERNLLLKNAPHYVLPLETVLPIHSYFGGMVASARRFFGMKAKLADRGAIISKIGLAMYDFLGRHDRTMPRHHLATRAQSLKDLPLLDPAIKATATYYDAKVTQAERLNFELVADGLAACKQSAAANYTSVERVEGGVVWLRDLVTDELVAVRPEVVVNAGGAWIDSVNASLGIKSKYIGGTKGSHLIVDHPELHAQLRGRMVYYGSKDGRISLIYPFMDKLLIGSTDIRTSEPDAVRCEDDEVAYMLGALREVFPRVVLNESNIAFRYSGVRPLPYSNAADPGDVSRDHAMHVDRLAGTQVPVLSLVGGKWTTFRGFAETVTDDTLARLGRSRAVRTRHTAIGGGRDFPRDAYARAEWIGDVVRQYGVSAERADGLLTRYGTTASAVAAFCAGAPDRPFGSASDFTVREIEYLCAHDMVTRLADLFFRRTTIAISGHLTNALLLEGAEIAAQVLGWDELRKQKEIDATRQAARERHGIALPRVELARQTID
- a CDS encoding glycerol-3-phosphate dehydrogenase; amino-acid sequence: MSEKDRVDLCVIGGGINGAGIARDAAGRGLSVILCEKDDLAQGTSSRSGKLVHGGLRYLEYYEFRLVREALIEREVLLNAAPHIIWPLRFVLPHSPGDRPAWLVRTGLFMYDHLGGRKKLPGTRSLDLWRNPEGAPIKDEYRRGFEYSDCWVDDARLVVLSAVDAAKRGAEVLTRTACIGARREGNAWRVELRDTRTGSTRVVNARALVNAAGPWVSDVIGRAGAKSTRKVRLVKGSHIVTPKFWDGPHSYLVQNHDKRVIFINAYEGDKALIGTTDVPWDGAPETVQISNEEIDYLLTAVNRYFKHPLRKQDIVQTFSGVRPLYDDGKGNPSAVTRDYVFDLDASGGAPLLNVFGGKITTFRKLAEHALQKLQPTFPKMGPDWTSSATLPGGDMEGADVPRFMASLQSRYEWLPRNLLRYYTQTYGTLTSQVIDGATSLAGLGQQFGPNFHEAEARYLMSHEWAESADDMLTRRTKHGLHMSAAQKSAFEAWLDGLVRKSA
- a CDS encoding sugar-binding transcriptional regulator encodes the protein MTKSADRRDAEDSLAIRAAWLHYAAGQTQADVAARLGVSSVKAHRLIMRANQSGAVKFTIDGDVAECVVLEAELAQRFGLSYCEVVPDLNEGDLPLRALGVAGAHFMQREIATRQGGVIGIGHGRTLAAVVENIPRLDAGTVRFVSLLGGVTRKYTANPYDVIHRLAEQTGAVSYVLPLPFFANKAEDREVLLAQRGVREVFDMAAHADLMVVGIGSVNADAQLVASQMIEPDEIQEVRDKGGQGELLGHFFSDTGQSVETSLAARTVAPELDDLKGRRIIAIAGGASKIAAIRAVLNSGLLSGLITDEASALALKMEPVATEAA
- a CDS encoding sugar phosphate isomerase/epimerase; the protein is MAFTLALNTNPLVNRFAEPGDLIDTIAHDMKIRDVQLTHEFINPSWPAATTRRLTREMRAAMTRTGVRITSGMTGPYGRLNHFGHPDADVRRYYIDWFKSFADITADLGGDSIGTQFAIFTYRDFDDPQRRDALLQTAIDCWAEVAEHAKAAGLKYVFWEPMSIGREFGETIATCMALQDRLSAANMAIPMWMMADIDHGDVTSSNPDDFDPYAWARAVPRVSPIIHIKQSLMDKGGHRPFTAEYNARGRIQPEPLIEALHAGGGRDNEICLELSFKEREPTDRQVVAQIAESVAFWAPHFDTGIADLNI
- a CDS encoding FGGY-family carbohydrate kinase codes for the protein MSENARDLLIGIDAGTSVIKAVAFDMTGRQIAVASVPNRYTTSPDGAATQSLDQTWGDCAKTLRDLGAKIEGLAQRTRALAVTGQGDGTWLVGAGNKPASDAWLWLDARAANTVRLLQEGSASRARFQATGTGLAACSQGAQIAHMAATTPEVLERTEVALHCKDWLYLNLTGVRATDPSEASFTYGDFRTRQYDDTVIEALGLTAWRDLLPEIIDGTEIMHPLTSDAAAATGLLEGTPVCLGFVDIVLTALGAGIHTEGATGASCSIVGSTGMHMRAMHNADIHLNAEGTGYVIALPVPGMSAQVQSNMAATLNVDWVLNLACDLLAQFGTSLSHGDRMKCIDGWLQSGRPGALLYHPYISDAGERGPFVDPNARADFIGLTSESRYPDLFRAVVEGLGMAARDCYTSMGIPMPDELRLTGGATRSRALRGVLGAVVGAPVRISLREEAGAAGAAMMAAVALGVYPDMNTCIAQWVTPLLGQVEAPDAELTQLYAQLFPAYRKAREALVPTWDETARLLKSRHRPNALAAGLN